Below is a genomic region from Sphingopyxis terrae subsp. terrae NBRC 15098.
GGGTTCTTCTTTCCAAGCCCGGACAAGGTCGCGTATTTGCGGCGGTGCGCTTTCTGTCACCGACCACTTGTCGCCGACCTTGCGGATGCCGCCCGGCGCCGACCTGCAGTATTGGGAAATTTGGGAGAGTTCACTCCTCTGCCGCTGCAGAATTTCCTGAACATCGCGCTCGAATTCCGCCGGGAGGATTGCGGAGGGTTCAAGTCCATGGCGGCCAAGCATTGCAGGACGCCACACCGGCTTTCCGTCCTTGATCGCAATGTAGCGCCGCTTCATGCGGAGCTCCGCCACGAAATCAATCCATGCACTCTGGTGCTGCGCCTGTTGAGCCTCCGCCGCCGCTGCTGCTGCCGCAATATCTGCAGCACGTCGACGATCATTACGATAACGCTCGGAGAGAGCAGCGCGGCGGGCATTTTCGTCCATAGCGTGCACACGCCCGGCCTCGACGGCATCGAGCCGAGATGTGTCCAGCTGAAGTCCGAGCTTGCCAGTTTGATATGGCGCCACCTTCGCCCCGAGTAATACCGCGCGACCCGCTTCATTAACGGCAGCAGCGGTGGAAGTGGCAGTGGCCTGCCGATTCTGATCCAGCCGCCGGCTTATAGCCCCGAGCTGGGTCACCGCCTGATCAATGCCTGTGCGGCGCGCTTCCAACAGTATCCGCTGCGCTGTCATGCGTCGGACGTTGGCCGCAATATTCTGGACGTTGGCGCTGCGGCTCATAGGCACGTTGTATGCGACCCGTGCCCGGATCGCCGTTCGGACACTGGCAGCACGCGACGCAATTTCGCGGACGATTGCGACGTCCGATAAGGAGCGGCAACGCGAAGGAATAGCGACCGCGCGAATACGTCTCGTGAGTTCGGCGAGAGTATCGCGCTGCGTATCAAGATTGCGGCGTCTCGCCGCGATCTCCACGCTACGTGCCAGCAGCGCGGTTTCACGCTCGGCCAGAACAAGTTTTTTGGCGGTTCTGTCGGTCGCGACGCCCAATTCATTGAGCTTCACAATGCGGGCGTTGCTTTCGATTACCGCGACGGTTTCGCCGCGGTCAAATGCCGCCATGCGTTCCGGCCCTACCCGCTCCTGGCGCTGAGCATTCAAACCGCGCGCCTGATAGCTAAGATGGGTGAAGCGCGTTTCTAGGCCCGCGAAGCGACACGCTTGGTTCATGTGCGCCGCGCAGAGCGCGCGCAGCCGGAACAGACCCGCCTTGTCGGTGAGACCGTTGACCTTCTCCTCCGCGACGTCCCACTGATAGGATGCGGTGCGCTCGCAGGGCCGGGTCGAAAACACGATATGGGCGTGAACATTGCGCTGATCGCTCAATTCGTCCGGCACATGGAGAGCGGCAGCATAGGGCAGACCGAGCCGTCCGAAAGCCCGTTCGCAAAACTCGTGCACCAACGAGCGGCGCTGCCCGGCACTCAGTCCATGTGGCAAATTCAGCACCACACGATAC
It encodes:
- a CDS encoding MobA/MobL family protein, whose amino-acid sequence is MHLISEDGVMAQADARAFAMLMAPNRTARRLASADRTIAGAINRVATMRRRREAGVERAYAIADRALQRELAESIAPGWGRTFRVKLQSPPFKSASDCKISRSKMAPSSARPLRRYQTPLIDARGRVALYMNVTYKGFKSKGWRSGLAAAHIEYIFRDGSLEEGDVQLAHPISNMGESVEEIEAAWRMVEAVEEGYRANAKVQYRVVLNLPHGLSAGQRRSLVHEFCERAFGRLGLPYAAALHVPDELSDQRNVHAHIVFSTRPCERTASYQWDVAEEKVNGLTDKAGLFRLRALCAAHMNQACRFAGLETRFTHLSYQARGLNAQRQERVGPERMAAFDRGETVAVIESNARIVKLNELGVATDRTAKKLVLAERETALLARSVEIAARRRNLDTQRDTLAELTRRIRAVAIPSRCRSLSDVAIVREIASRAASVRTAIRARVAYNVPMSRSANVQNIAANVRRMTAQRILLEARRTGIDQAVTQLGAISRRLDQNRQATATSTAAAVNEAGRAVLLGAKVAPYQTGKLGLQLDTSRLDAVEAGRVHAMDENARRAALSERYRNDRRRAADIAAAAAAAEAQQAQHQSAWIDFVAELRMKRRYIAIKDGKPVWRPAMLGRHGLEPSAILPAEFERDVQEILQRQRSELSQISQYCRSAPGGIRKVGDKWSVTESAPPQIRDLVRAWKEEPMVQAALERLAAAPSQPQNKPVAATLPSPAPSNEMPAVTPDRSATGGAGIPGDGRPSAAERSSSPPKPPQSLSPYELMLVAAAEARAKHDARWRRSRRLDMPDPSNALGSPSERKHDLKEPRKSLRPFPPGLDFGR